A segment of the Fibrobacter succinogenes subsp. succinogenes S85 genome:
CCACACGCCTCACGGGCTTGCAAACTCAGTTATTCTTCCGCACGTTCTGGAATTCTACGGCGAAACTTGCGAAACGCGCCTCGGATTCTTTGCAAAAGCCATTGGAGCAGTCCCAGCAGAGCTTGACAACCATGAAGCCTCCAAAGTCTTCATTATGCAAATTCGCGAGTTGAACCGCTCTATGGATATTCCGGAACACTTGGAATTTATCCAAACCGAAGACATTCCAAGACTCGCGAAGTCGGCAAGCAAGGAAGCAAACCCGCTTTACCCTGTGCCGAAAATATTAAATGCGAAAGAGCTCGAAACGCTCTATCGCATTGTGAAAGGGACAAAAATGTAAAACGACTACTTCACTTGAAAGCGGTCTTTAATTTCTTGAGGGATGGCAAACGGCCTTCCCTTTTTCATATCCATGAGAACCCACTGCGTCTCGGATTCAAACACGACCTTGCCATCAGAAACGCGTTCAAAGCGGCACTTGCGTACGCTCGCGACCTTGCTGTAGCCAGCGACCCAAGTCGTACCACGGATTTCATCGCCCAAGAACGCCTGATTCTTGTATTCCACAAACTGCGTATGAATCATCCAACCGCAACCGAACTGGTACATCACATCCGTTGCTCCAACGGAATCCGAATGAGCAATCGAGATATCCTGAACCCACTGCACCGCCCACACATTATTCATGTGCTTGTTTTCATCAATCATCTCGGGCGTCACCTTAAAAAGCTTTTCAAACTTCATCGGATTTGCATTTTCTTCCATCACTACAGCCATTGTAAGCCTCCATTGTAAATAAATGTAACAAAATAATTCAAGACGAAAGAACGCTTGCAAAGCAAGCTACAGACGAGAGACGAAAGTTATAGTTTGGCAGCGAAGCTGCGATTTTTTCTACTCTCGTCACTCGTCTACCAGCGAAGCGGTCTCTCGTCTAATTAATTATCAAAATATTACGGTTTTTATCGCAATTATTCGCATAACATTCCCATTTTATGTTATTTTTCTTTGCGTTAAAAACATTAAGTGAGAAAATCTATGGAATGGAACGATTTCACGAGCCTGACCGCAGAAAACATGCAGGCAATTTGGGACTTCAAGACTAAAGACCCGTTTTCAATTTTAGGTATCCACCCGCTCGAAACCGATCGCGGGATCAAGACCGTCATCCGCACCTACCAGCCGCAGGCCAGCTTTGTCCGCGGTGAATCGTGCGACGGCACTGAAGAATTTGATTTTGTGAAGCTTGGCGACACAGGATTTTTCGAAGCCATCCTCGACTTGGAATACAAGCCGTTCTTTTACAAGCTCATCATCAAGCAGGGCGACGGCATCGAATACACGCTCGTCGATCCGTATGCATTCTTGCCGGTCCTCAGCGACTTTGACCGCCACCTGATTGCAACAGGCACGCACTACGAACTTTACCGCAAGCTCGGCGCCAACATCATCGAACACCAGGGATTCAAGGGCGTTCACTTCGCCGTCTGGGCTCCGAACGCTCGTGCCGTTTCTGTGGTCGGCAACTTCAACAGCTGGGACGGCCGCCGTCACCAGATGCGCATGCTCGGTGCCTCGGGCATTTGGGAAATCTTCATTCCGAATCTTGGTGAAAACGAACTCTACCGCTTTGAAATTCACGGCGCCGACGGGAACCTCCATGTGAAGGTGGACCCGCTTGCAAAGCTCGCCGAAGTCCGCCCGGCAACAGCCTCCATCACAACACACCTCGACGGTTACGAATGGGGCGATGATCTTTACATGAAGACGCACTGGGCCACAAAGGTCTTTGGCGCTCCGATGAACATTTACGAAGTCCACGCCGGTTCCTGGCGTCGCGACCCGGCTAATCCGGACCGTTTCCTCAACTGGGACGAGCTCTCCGAACGCCTCATCCCGTACCTCAAGGAAATGGGATACACGCACGTGGAATTCTTGCCGCTCGCC
Coding sequences within it:
- a CDS encoding acyl-CoA thioesterase, coding for MAVVMEENANPMKFEKLFKVTPEMIDENKHMNNVWAVQWVQDISIAHSDSVGATDVMYQFGCGWMIHTQFVEYKNQAFLGDEIRGTTWVAGYSKVASVRKCRFERVSDGKVVFESETQWVLMDMKKGRPFAIPQEIKDRFQVK